The following coding sequences are from one Nerophis ophidion isolate RoL-2023_Sa unplaced genomic scaffold, RoL_Noph_v1.0 HiC_scaffold_40, whole genome shotgun sequence window:
- the LOC133546742 gene encoding gastrula zinc finger protein XlCGF17.1-like, which yields MRTEEPQPSHIKKEEEYPLIHHFKKEEEDPLTPHFKKEVVDPLSPHIKEEEEEHSISQPKRLVEFPVTGVPVKSEDDEVKGESEERGGGEPPSSSSTQHMTTEADGDHCGGSQADKLLAPLSDSEDTTSHSPDTDDEDSKDDKTCHTDNTHFTSSHSHKTFKYYSLLKRHIRTHTGEKPFSCSECGKGFTRSQHLKVHMRTHTSEKPFSCSICGKGFTESKNLDRHKRTHTGEKPFSCSICGKNFTRRQHLKTHMRIHTGEHTFSCSECGKSFVRNQSLKEHMRIHTGVEFFSCLECGKSFVRNHNVKVHMRTHTGEKAFSCSICAKDFTRRDDLKKSHENTQWRKTFYLLRMW from the coding sequence atgcggacagaggagccacagccctcccacattaagaaggaagaggaatacccactgatacaccattttaaaaaggaagaggaggacccactgacaccccattttaaaaaggaagtggtggatccactgagccctcacattaaggaggaagaggaggaacacagcatcagtcagcctaaaaggttggtggagttcccagtgactggtgtccctgtgaagagtgaagatgatgaggtgaaaggtgaaagtgaggagaggggagggggggagcctccaagcagcagctcaacacaacacatgacaacagaagctgatggagaccactgtggaggatcacaagcagacaagctcttagctccactatcagatagtgaggacacaacgtcacactctcctgacactgatgatgaagactctaaagatgataagacatgtcacactgacaacactcacttcacatcttctcactctcacaaaacctttaaatactatagtcttctgaaaagacacataagaacccacactggagaaaaacctttttcttgctcagaatgtggtaaaggttttacacgaagtcaacatttgaaagtacacatgagaacacacactagtgaaaaacctttttcctgttcaatctgtggtaaaggttttactgaAAGTAAGAATTTGGACAGACAcaaaagaacacacactggtgaaaaacctttttcatgttcaatctgtggtaaaaattttactcgaaggcaacATTTGAAAAcccacatgagaatacacactggagaacacactttttcctgctcagaatgtggtaaaagttttgtaagaaatcaaagtttaaaagaacacatgagaatacacactggagtggaatttttttcctgtttagaatgtggtaaaagttttgtaagaaatcacaatgtgaaagtacacatgagaacacacactggagaaaaagcgttttcatgttcaatctgcgctaaagattttactcgaagggacgatttaaaaaaatcacatgagaatacacaatggagaaaaaccttttacctgctcagaatgtggtaa